The Aspergillus fumigatus Af293 chromosome 3, whole genome shotgun sequence region CGAATACCTGAGCACCGTCCACCAGACGTCTTTCAGTGTTCTGACGACCGTTGACGAAGTCGGGGTAGTTGAGAGTGAGCTCAACAGCACCGTTGACAATGTTGTCAACGGCTTCGACACCCAGCATGAAGGAGTGGTCCTGGTTGCCAACCTCGTAGCGCCAGCTACCGAAGCGGCCACGAGACCAAATGTCCTTGTCTTGCAACTTGGGCAGGATCTGAGTGAGAGCACCCTCACGCTCCAGTGTGGGGGTGGGGTAGCCATGGTCGAAGCGGCGGTGGTAGGTGGAGACAATCTCATCGGTGGGCTTCAACATCTCGGTATTGACCAGACCCTGGATGCAGTCGGCCAGGATAGTCTCCTGGTTAACAGGCTTCATAGAGGATTCGGAGACCTCCAACATGATAGACCAATAAGGGCCCTCCTTGGCCTCAGTGCTCTGAGGCCTGGAGCCATCGGCAAGCTGCATGGTGGGAAGCTTCTTCGAGGCCTCAGGCTGGTTGTAAGGGGAGTagttggagaagatggtggcACGGTAGAAAGGGCAGTTGTCCTCGGGGAAGTAGAGCTGAATAGCCCATACGTTAGCACAAAAAACGGAGACTGCAGAACGGAAACTGGGCCTGTAGTATTGACTTACCCAGCACTTGTCACCGATTCTCTCGGGGCGGGAGCCACGAACACCAACACCGATGACGTGGGTGGAAGAGTAGAACAGCTGCTTGGTGAGACCAACGAGCTCCTGGTCGTTCATGGCCTCGGCCAAGAAATCAACAGCCATGGTGGAGACAAGCTTCTTGTAGCCGATGGTGGTGCCGTCCTGCAGCGTCACCGTCTTGTTGTTGGCATTGACCTTGGTAACCTTACCCTTCTCACCGAAGCGGGTTCTCTCCTTAGGGAGAGTGTTGGCCACGGCAATCCAGATACCACCAGTACCGCCACGGGCGGGGAAGCGGAATGTAGCGTTCGGACCCCAGTTACCAGCGGTCTTGCCGAGGATAACGTTGGTCGTCACGGCCTTGAGATTGGGAGCAGCAACACGCTCACCGAGCCAGGCGCATTGCATCTGATTTACATCAGCCTGTTTGTTCTCAAGTGACGGCAATCCGATGCCCGATTTTCAAACGTACCTTGGTAGTGGGCACAGCCCAGACCTTGAAGTTGTAGGGCCTCATGAAAAGGTCGGCGATACCGGTGCCCATCATGCGAACAATCCACTCGTCAAAGGTCTTGGGCTTGGTGTTGGCGACACGAGCCTCAAGAGCGGCATCGATCATGCCATCGATGCACTTgacctgctcctccttgggaAGCATGGAAATGTTGTTCTGGAAAGGATATGGGACCCATTGGCCTTGGCAGCGTACGTAGGAGATACGCTGGTGGGTGTACCAATCATCCTCCTTCGGAAGGGCCTCATCGAGGCAGTCGTCGAAATACTTGTagtgggagaagatgacgTGACCACCGACATCGTAGAGCTAGCTACTTATTAGACCATCTGTTTTGAATTCATGATCAATTGATTGTCCCGTCAATGGTAAACGTACGAATCCCTCGGGGGTAACATCGGTAGAAGCAAGGCCACCAGGAGTCTCGTTGCTGTCAACAATCATCCATGAGGGGCCATCCTATCATCGGCATCAGCTATGCGATCAATTGCGCTGCGAAATCGGCATTGAAGGACGTACGATCTGGTTGAGACGCTTAGCAGCACCAAGACCAGTAGGTCCGGCACCAATGACGAGGACGTCGACGGAGCTGGAGGGAAAACCCGCAATGTCAGTTTTCACTGCAAGAATAACAACATGCCCCTGAAGAGCTTCGAGAGGGGAGAGTTCATACATATCGGGGTGGGTCATCCTGCCTTGTAGGATATCCTGGAAGCTGGGAACGCGATTCAAAGTTCTGCGAGCGAGACTAAGCATAGAAAATGCCAAACTGCAGGAGACTGCAGAATATAAAGGAGAGTAAACGAGAGAGTTTGGGACTGAAGACAGGAAGACGGTGAGCAAGAAGGAGGGGAGTAAAGATAGGTGTATCGCAGAGCGGTCGGGAGAACGAAACGTGACAAACAAGCTGTGGGGAATGCCTGTTTCAAATTAAAGTCCTGAGGCCAATCAATAGTCAAAGGCCCCAACAGTAGCAGATTGTACCTTAGTTGAGCCCTGGAAAGGagaggggaaaggaaaaaggagaaaTTGGCCACCATCCCCAAAAATAATGAttttaaatataataatgtttattattttttaaaaaaaaaggggggggggattGTTCAAGAATTATTTTGGAAATGGTCTGGAAACAACTGGGGCAGATAATCCACGGTTATGAGCAATTATTGTTAATCTACTCCGTGCTTTTCTGGACCTATCTATCCTAAAGTGCCATCGCTGCCATGAACCCTACCACTCTGTCCTACCAACCACAACAGTCTCTTTATGCCATCTGGGTATTTCCTACGATCTTGTTGGATAATTTAACTACGGTATCTGTGGAGGCCTGCACCTTAGCATTAGCATACCTAATATTCAATCTTCACCTGCTCTATCATATTTCTGTAGATGGCCACAGACGCGCTTGGTTGCACCTCAATATCTAACCCCATTAGTATCACAACCTTCAGTCTACGTACCCTAAATAAAGATATCTACCTTGTACCAAATTTCTGCGGCAGCTACACAGAAGTGACTAAACCCTTTGCGGATCACAAGatgatactccgtagattcCGTAAcccagctgcttgagatgTTGACACAATTCGCTTATTGTCCAATCCCAGAGCAACACAGGCAcaacatcatcttcatctcaaTGTCTTACCCAAGATCTATGCGCTCCGCAGCTTAGCGAAGCATATTCCGGTGGCATATTCCTCCTTAAGCCCATAGGCGCCGAGGGCTGGGAGCTGGGAACCTCAAGAATGTCACTTGCGGCTTCATATCAGACCGGATAACCTTTTCAACATTTGATTGCTTGTGGCAACAAAAGCACGGAACGGAGCGCAAACAGTCGTTCTTAATCCAGTACAAATACGAAGTAGTTACTTCTATACTGGGCTTGTTCTTTTCCATGCTGGCAACGGTTGTGATCGAATAAAGCCACTTTTGTGTTTGTTTCACGATCACTCTCAAGAGAGATCGTCAGTCTAGCAACCGCTTCCATCCGGAAGATGTAGGTTGCTTGCAGGAAGCTCCACAGCCGTCCTTGCTTCGGTTATTCTAAGGAGTAAGTCAAAAGATATCCGTCCTACAACTCCGTATCAGACATTGAAAGGCATTCCCTCTGTGCACTTCAGAGGAGccaagagaaaagaaatcgGGAATAGTCACCCTTTACTCCGTCCGGTAGATAGGCACTGGATAAATCTAGTTCGATTGTCCATGATTCTTTGGATTGGCCAGCATTTGCGACATTCTGGTCCAAGCTTGCTGCTCGGAAACTGATAGCTTGGCAGATCCAGCAGAGGATGGTTGAAAAAAGGGCCCCACTGATTATCTTCTCTAGAAAGAGAAACGCTAATTATTGTTGTAGATCTCTTCCAGAAACTGTGCCAAATCGTTGATCAACTTGATTATGCCCGTGTTCCATTGGAGTTTACTGATAAGTGATGACGAGGCGTCAGGGACCTGCTCCGTAGTACTAACACTAGTACTAGGTATATGTACTCACCGGCTATCAGGGCCCCTGCTGGTCTTGTCCCTGTGTTGGATGATGCAGTGTGGCAGTGGATCTATAGATCCATTGTAATCTCTGCTTGTCTGATTTTCGGGCAACCGTGCAGACTTGGGAACTTATCAAGAACATCCTACTACACATTGCGATGCTTATCTGAAAATCAAGTAATCCGGGTCGTTGCCCCGTTGGTAGAGTAGGCACCCTCCATAGCCTACAAAACAAGCAGACAAACACTGTAGGCACTCGGACGCCCGAAAATCAGATGCTCGTAGGTCCCTGACTGATCGTTTCCCATTTCATCACCCATGTCCTTGGTTTCAGTTGGTCCCTGATAGACTACTTTAGGTAGGTGAAGGTTAGAGCATGCCACAAGAAGTCAGGTCCCATGCAACATCAGGGAACCAAGGCGTGATAGCGGCAGGTCTTCAAAGCTCATTGGATTGAGATCGCCGCATTCCCCACAAGTAAGGGACCTCGCGGCGGCGCTATGGATAAGTGGCGGGTATTGGATTGCTTGGCTTTCAGACTGCTTGCGTAATGCAGGTGGTGACAAGCAGGTCACTGTTAATTTCGATCAACGTTCAATGTTGCAAGATATTGCCGGTTTGTTGTCGTACCCTTCAATCAGAGTCCATgaattgatgatggagagtaCGTATAACGAAGATCAGGAGGTCGGCAGGAAAATGATTATCCTTCGACGCTTCACTGGCGGTCAAAATAAGTTACTGTTGTATCATATTGATGAACTGCCTATGAAGATAACGAATTCTGTTAAAATATCTCCTTAACTTGGCTTCAATAATAGGGCACACAGCTTTTCTTTAAAGGAACTTGCTGGAAGTAACTAATAATCTGCCAAATATTCAGGTCTGGGAACCATGAAGTTGGAAAAGGGGCAGGAGGCTAAGAATTtaaggaagaagatagagaagTGGATACCTGGCGTGCACCAGCGAAACAAAGAGCTCACCATCAGCCAGGTGCTCGCCACGAGTGACCATACTTTGTACTTAGCATACTGAAAGCATTCACTATTGAGGAATTAGATCTCGCTTCTCGCACTTCTGGGTACCCCCACCACCAGGTACACAAAAGTCCGAACATTAGAGCTTCAATTTCAAATTGACACATCTTATCTTTGcagttactccgtaccttgtACTATGTAGCACCTGAGAAGTAGATGCACACTGCAGGTTGCATAGTAGGTACTCTATTCCGTGCCATTTTTAAGGTACCATCACACCAAAGAAACACAACGAACGAAATaccactacggagtacggataCCACAGTCAATTTGTTCGGTCTCGCCTCTTCCACTCCACTTGGCCACACAGAAGTCTGAATTGGGATCTCTGTTGGCCAGAACGTAGAAAAAGTTGAAACTGGGCGCTCGAAGGTCGGAACCACTTGCGGGTGTTTCAACTTCTGATTTGGTACTAGCCGATACCTCATCCAGTGGTAGTGGTTGGGACTTAACCGCTTTTGAATTTAGCCCCATCTGCCCCCACCGCTATTCTTGTCACATCTTCCAAGTGGGCCAAATCCCAAGGCTCTACGGTATTATCAGAGGGGATGCTTTCAACAGGAATATGCATACCTTACGGAGACCCCCCAGCTAAACTAAGTTTTCGGCTGCGTCTGACACTGTACGTACCACcgtttacggagtagaggaCAACGCTTGCTAAGACTAGCTTCAGCGTCCAACTTTTTGCCAACGAACGACATACCTCATCCCAGCCCACGATCTCGCTATCATCTTATTTCTCTTCCATTTTcatttttattattattattatttggTCCAGCAGCTCTGTTGTACCTACTACAACTACGTACAACCACTACTTGCTCTTCTGAGCCAGATCATTAGCCCCCTAATCCAACCCGACCCGTGTTTGATCCCCCAACCCTTGGATATTTACGCAATACAATTActttttatttctttccgTGTAAGAacggagtacctctctaCTCTCAGACGAAACTCAAATCCTATCCGctgttttttcttttccgtctcccctctcctcttccgtcACATACCTCAAGTTCATCCATCTCCCTTCGGTCGAAGCATTGCTTGTCCTCTATTTCGTTTTCCGTTTTGGTTCCTGTTCTTTTCATCATTCTTGACCAACTCTAGTCTCACTCGTTAGACCTCTGTTTCtatttttcttcttctttcacAGCTTCACCCCTGGCCTCCGCGCGCTTTGGTCAGAGCAGCCTTCTACGGCCGCGCCCTTTCGATTTTAAGCAATTCCTATCCGACCAGAGTCAACTCTTCACAATGAGTAACGAAGGAGAAAAAGCCAGAGTCTCCGGCGAGGTCTCTCGCCCAGAGCCCACCCTGCCCACCGTCAATCCCGCCGTTGAGAAGTCGGAGCCCTCCAAGCCTACATTCCACCCTGCCGTCTATGTGAGGTGAGCACAACCATTCATCTTGATACAACAATAAAGAATCAGTTATGCTGAGGCTTTGTTAGTCTCTGGATTGCTTTGAGTTCCAGCGTCATCCTGTTCAACAAGCACATCCTGGATTATGCCCAATTCCGTAAGTGAAATCTGGCCAATTCGCTTTAGCCGATCAAGTTTTCTCATCCAGCCTACTAACAATTTATCTGTACAGGCTTCCGTAAGTCTTTTTTTGGTCGTTAAGTCTCGCCAAACGAAATCTAACACTTCCCAGCTATCATCCTGACAACATGGCACTTGGCATTCGCGACTTTCATGACTCAGGTTCTCGCCCGCACAACAACTCTGCTCGATGGCCGCAAGACTGTGAAGATGACTGGAAGGGTCTACCTGCGCGCTATTGTACCGATTggccttttcttctccctgAGTTTGATCTGCGGTAATGTGACATACCTGTACCTGAGTGTTGCCTTTATCCAGATGCTGAAGGTGTGTTTCTGCTCTGATCAACTTGCCATTTTGCTGGCGATAATTGCTGATGACGGTACATAGGCAACAACTCCGGTCGCTGTGTTGCTCGCTACCTGGGCTATGGGAATGGCCCCCGTCAACCTGAAAGTCCTCTTCAACGTCGCTGTTATTGTCATCGGTGTCGTCATTGCCTCGTTTGGTGAGATCAAGTTCGTCTTCATCGGTTTCCTGTTCCAGATTGGCGGTATTGTTTTCGAAGCCACCCGTTTGGTCATGGTTCAGCGCCTTCTCAGCTCTGCTGAATTCAAGATGGACCCTCTCGTTTCCCTGTACTACTTCGCTCCTGTTTGCGCTGTGATGAATGGTGTCACTGCCTTGTTCGTTGAAGTGCCTAATCTGACTATGGGCCACATCTACAACGTTGGTATCTGGACCTTGCTGGCCAACGCTGTTGTTGCTTTCCTGCTCAACGTTTCCGTCGTTTTCCTGGTAAGATAGTGTCCGCCAACCTCGCATTTCCCATTTTGGTTGTTAACACTTGAACGCAGATCGGAAAGACTTCATCCCTTGTCATGACCCTCTGTGGTGTACTGAaagatatccttcttgtcgctgcatcgatgatgatctggcAGACTCCTGTTACCCCTCTCCAATTCTTCGGTTACTCGATTGCTCTGATCGGCCTGGTCTACTACAAGCTTGGTGGTGATAAGATTAGGGAGTACGCTGGCCAGGCCAACCGGTCCTGGGCTGAGTACGGTGCCAACCACCCCGCTCAGCGCAAATCTATCATCATCGGTGCCGTTgttctcatcttcttcctgctgatCGGCTCCATGGCGCCCAGCTACGCTCCCGAGTCTGtggacaaggtcaagggcaTGCTTGGCGGCGCAACTGCTGGGAATGCGTAAAGAAAATGTTCAAAGAATGCAGATTAATCTGCATACAATGAAGAGCATGCGAGAAACCTCGCATGAGGCGCGGCAACGCAAAAATATTGCTGGGTGAGATATATTTGTCACCTGTTGGCGTCAGCAAAATAAAATGCAAGATTCCATAAAGCAGGACTCTGGCTTAATACTTTTCATTCACTTTTCATATTGAGGCCCTTTGAAAGACAAGTCCCTGGCCatatattttctttcctcACCCTCTCTTCCGAATCAATGCGTGCTTCCGTTGAGATCATCCACATGTTTGGCCGACTGGAAGCCTGACTCGGCGACATGCAGGGAATGCAGCCGGTCTCGCCTTCCTAGATGCGACGACATCAGATAATATGCTTTGACCTTCGGAGGTATTCCCTTCTTTTTTCCGCGTTTTGCATCACGGACATCATCCGTACGGGGACTACAGAGGTTTACTGgttctttccatctttttcTATGAAC contains the following coding sequences:
- the glfB gene encoding uncharacterized protein, translated to MSNEGEKARVSGEVSRPEPTLPTVNPAVEKSEPSKPTFHPAVYVSLWIALSSSVILFNKHILDYAQFRFPIILTTWHLAFATFMTQVLARTTTLLDGRKTVKMTGRVYLRAIVPIGLFFSLSLICGNVTYLYLSVAFIQMLKATTPVAVLLATWAMGMAPVNLKVLFNVAVIVIGVVIASFGEIKFVFIGFLFQIGGIVFEATRLVMVQRLLSSAEFKMDPLVSLYYFAPVCAVMNGVTALFVEVPNLTMGHIYNVGIWTLLANAVVAFLLNVSVVFLIGKTSSLVMTLCGVLKDILLVAASMMIWQTPVTPLQFFGYSIALIGLVYYKLGGDKIREYAGQANRSWAEYGANHPAQRKSIIIGAVVLIFFLLIGSMAPSYAPESVDKVKGMLGGATAGNA
- the glfA gene encoding protoporphyrinogen/coproporphyrinogen oxidase, with translation MLSLARRTLNRVPSFQDILQGRMTHPDISVDVLVIGAGPTGLGAAKRLNQIDGPSWMIVDSNETPGGLASTDVTPEGFLYDVGGHVIFSHYKYFDDCLDEALPKEDDWYTHQRISYVRCQGQWVPYPFQNNISMLPKEEQVKCIDGMIDAALEARVANTKPKTFDEWIVRMMGTGIADLFMRPYNFKVWAVPTTKMQCAWLGERVAAPNLKAVTTNVILGKTAGNWGPNATFRFPARGGTGGIWIAVANTLPKERTRFGEKGKVTKVNANNKTVTLQDGTTIGYKKLVSTMAVDFLAEAMNDQELVGLTKQLFYSSTHVIGVGVRGSRPERIGDKCWLYFPEDNCPFYRATIFSNYSPYNQPEASKKLPTMQLADGSRPQSTEAKEGPYWSIMLEVSESSMKPVNQETILADCIQGLVNTEMLKPTDEIVSTYHRRFDHGYPTPTLEREGALTQILPKLQDKDIWSRGRFGSWRYEVGNQDHSFMLGVEAVDNIVNGAVELTLNYPDFVNGRQNTERRLVDGAQVFAKSKAQ